Genomic segment of Murdochiella vaginalis:
CGGTATGCTGTGGCGAGCCGGCAAAGAAGATGGAAGCCAACACAAAAGATGCGGCAGTGGAAAAGCATGTTCCGGCTGTTACGCGTGAGGGCAACAAGATTTCGGTTGTCGTAGGCGAAGTCGTTCATCCCATGGAAGAAGATCACTACATTACGATGATTGCCGTTGTACAGGGTGACAAGTTCCAAAGCGTCGCATTGAAGCCGGGTCAAGAGCCGAAGGCACAATTCCTGGTGGAAGATGGCCCTGTTACCGTTTATGAACATTGCAACAAGCACGGCCTCTGGAAGGCAGAAGCCTAAATTTTTCACCGGCTGGTCTAACAAGCTTTCCAGCGAATAGAACAAAGAAAAAGACGAGCTACACCTGTTGTGCAGCTCGTCTTTGTTTTTGCGAGGTTGTCGTCTTCCGCAACGCCGAAACGTCAGGCAGAGA
This window contains:
- a CDS encoding desulfoferrodoxin family protein produces the protein MDFYYCEHCGAMYIKANQVGKVTPVCCGEPAKKMEANTKDAAVEKHVPAVTREGNKISVVVGEVVHPMEEDHYITMIAVVQGDKFQSVALKPGQEPKAQFLVEDGPVTVYEHCNKHGLWKAEA